In the genome of Streptomyces lydicus, the window GCGGCCAGCTCTGCATCCCCTTCTACGGTGCCCTGGTCACCAACTGCGACATCGACACCGATCGCGTGAAGGGCCTGTCCACCCACACCGCCGGCGGCCACACCTCCTACCTCCACGTCTCCGCCGGCTGCGGCACCAACCGCTACACCCCGGTCCGCTTCGCCTGCCCGCCGGAGGCGACGCTGCTGACGCTCACGGCGCGGGACTGAGTCTTGGGGGCGGTCGGCTTTGAGGGCCGGGGCTGCCCCTGACGGCGGGGCTGCCCCTGACGGCGGGATCGGCCCTGACGGCGCGGGACTGAGGCGGGTCCGGGGCCGAGGCGGCGCGGGGCCGAGGCGGGTCCGGGGCCGAGGCGGGTCCGGGGCCGAGGCAGTGCGGGGCGCCCTGGAGCGGGGGCCTGCCGGGCGGACGTGCGCGCCTCCTACGGAGCGGCCGACTTACCGGACGGGCGTTTTGCCCGACGAGGTCTCCCCCACCCGTTGATCACCCCTTTACCGTGGAGGGATGTCCGACCCCACCCGGACCTCGCAGTCCACGCGCCATGCCACCGGCCCGGCCGGCGCCGCCGCCCGCACCCCGGCAGCAGCCGTCGCCCCCACCAGCCGCCACCCCCTGGCCGCCGCCTTCCGCCTCCTCATCACCGCGGCCGCCCTGACGGGAATCGTCCTGGCGGCCCTCGGCACCGCGGCCCCGGCCCAGCTCCTCACCCGCTTCACGGTGCAGGCCAACCTCGCCGCAGCACTGGTCTCCGCCTGCTCCGCGCACCGCGCCTGGACCGGCCGCCACCCCGTGAGCCCCCGCATCGCCGGCGCGCTCGTCCCCTTCCTCGCCCTCCCCGCCCTCCTCCACTACGTCCTCCCGGCCGGCGACACCACCGCCTTCACCCTGCCGGTCACCACCGGCCCCGGCGTCGACCGAGCCCTCTCCCCTCTGCTCCTCTACGCCTTCACCCCGCTCGCCACCCTCGCCGACTGGCTCCTGCTCACCACCCCCCGCGGCTTCCGCCCCTCCTACGCCTGGCAGTGGCCGGCCTACCCCCTGCTCTTCCTCGCCCTCACCCTCGCCCTCCCCGCCGCCACCGGCGCCCCCTCCCCCACCGTCGCCTCTGCCCTCACCCTCGCCCTGGCCATCTGCGCCCTCCCTTTGATCACCATCGGGATCGACCAGGTCAGGCCCGCTCGCCGGCTCCACAACAACCGGATTTCACCTACGGGGATCAGTCCGCTAAAGTAGAGCTCGTTGCTTCGGGGTGTAGCGCAGCTTGGCAGCGCGCTTCGTTCGGGACGAAGAGGTCGTGGGTTCAAATCCCGCCACCCCGACTGAAGAAACAACATCGGGCCCGGTGCTGAGAGATCAGCACCGGGCCCGATGTGTTGTACGGGCCGTTCGGGGAGCAGTACGGGGGCCGACTTGAATCCGGACCCCCTGTGACCTCGGGCACACTCCACTGTTTTCGCCGAGGCCGGCCGGCATCCCGGCCACAGGTCCGGCAGGTGCTCCGGATCCCGGGTGAAGACTGCCTGCCGGACCTGTGGCCGGCGGGAGACGCGGCGCAGCTCGTGCAGACCACGGTGCGGGTCGTGCCGGTGGTGCGCCGTCAGGACGGTGAGGGCCGCCATGGCCGCGTCGAAGGCCCCGTCCGGAAGCGGCAGTTGCCGGGCCCCGGCGTGGACCTTCTTCGGGTCCGGATACCGGCCGGGCATGGCCTGGGACGGATGGGGACGGATTCACGGCAGTGACCTCCGCGGCCGGCGGCTCGTAGGAACCCGCCCCCGCACCGACGTTGACCACCGTGTGCGCCCCGCCCAGGGGGCCGTGGGGGGCGCGCGTCACGGCCGTGGGGGGCGCGCGTCACGGCCGTGCCGCGCAGGGCCGCGCCGCAGAACAGCGCCGCGCCATTCGTCACCGGTCCCTCCCCTCGTGGGGACCGGTGCCGAATGGCGCAGGCGGGACGGTCCGCGTTGGGGCGCGGAGCGTGGACGCCGCCGGGTTCCGGGGGCACCGTGCGAGCGGTCCGGAGGGACCGGCTCCACGGGTTCCCCGGGCTCATGAGCCGAGACCTTCACCTGGCTCGTGAGTCCGGCAGCAGGTGGCCGGGACAGGCATCAAGAAGTGCTTCTCCTGGGGCTGAGCCGGTGGCTTGCCGGGGTAGGGCACCTCTTGATGCGCCGTTGGAAGTGATCCTGCCAGGTGAGGTTCGCCCTGAGGAGGTTCCGGTATCGGGCCGCAGGCTTCGCCGCAGGTCAGGCCGCTAAGGTGAGTTTTCCGGTCCGGATGTCCAGAGGCGGGGGAAGGAAGGGGGGAGGCCGTGAGCTCCGACGCAGGGGCACGCACAGCCTTCGCGGAACGTCTCGCGCTGCTGTACAAGGAGGCCGGCAACCCTCCGCTCAAGAAGGTGGCCGAGGCGGTCGTCCGGCTCCAGCGGGTCGATGAACGAGGGCGGCCCGTGCGGGTGTCCGTGCAGCGGATCAGCGACTGGCGGCGGGCCAAGAACGTACCCGCTCAGTTCCCCGCGCTCGCCGCGGTGCTCCACATCCTGATACCCCAGGCACGGTTCCAGCGGCCCACGCCGGTGTCCGCGGGCCTGTACGACCCGGCCGAGTGGCAGCGCCTGTGGGAGCGCGCGGTCGGCAACCGCGCCCCGTCGGCCGAGGAAGAGGAGGGGCGCCCCGCGGCCGGGGCCCCGGCCGTCCCCGGCGTGTGCCCGTACCGGGGCCTGGCTTCGTACCGCCAGCAGGACGCCCGGTGGTTCTTCGGGCGGGAGCGGTGCACGGATGCCCTCGTCGCCCAGCTCCGCGCAGCGGAGAAGACCGGTGGGCTGGTCATGCTCGTGGGTGCCTCGGGGGCCGGGAAGTCCTCCCTGCTGAACGCCGGTCTGGTGCCCGCACTGCGCAACGGCGCGCTGGGCGACGGGAAAAGCCAGCAGGGGGACGCCCGGGAAGGGAAGGCGCAGGAGGGGAAGGTCCAGGAGGAGAAGGCCCGGGAAGGGAAGGTCCTGCAGCTGGTGCCGGGAGGCGATCCGCTCGGGGAGCTGACCTCCCTGATCCCGGAGCTGGCACCCGTGCTGGCCGCCGCGGGGGAATCGGCGGCGCGAGAGCCCGGCACGGCGCACTTCGCGTGTGCGGTGCGGGAGGCCGTCGGGACCTGGGCGGGGCGCGAGGCGTCCGCCACCGCGCGTCCGGTCGTCATCGTGGACCAGTTCGAGGAGGCGTTCACCCTCTGCTCCGACGAGGCGGAGCGGCGCGCCTTCCTCCAGCTCCTCCACGCCGCCTGCACCCACGGCGATCCGGACGCCCCGGCCCCCGTGCGCGTCATCCTCGGCATACGCGCCGACTTCTACGACCGGTGCCTCGGGTATCCCGAACTGGCCGATGCACTGCAGCACCGGCACATGGTGCTCGGCCCGCTGACCACCGCGGAGCTGCGCGAAGCGGTGACCGGCCCGGCCAAGGCCGTGGGCCTGGAACTCGAACCGGGGCTGGCGGAGCTGGTCGTCCGGGAGGTGAGCGCCGACGGTCCCGGCACGACGCATGACGCGGGGGTGCTGCCCCTCCTCTCCCACGCCCTGCTCGCCACCTGGCAGCGGCGGAAGGCGGGCAAGCTGACGCTGGCCGGCTACCGCGCAGCGGGCGGCATCCAGGGAGCGGTGGCGGCGACCGCCGAGCGGGCCTGGTCCGGTCTCGACCCGACGGCACGGACGGCCGCGCGGCTGCTCCTGCTCAGGCTGGTCCGGCTGGGCGAGGACACCCAGGCCACCCGTCGGCGGGGGACCCGGCGCCAGCTGGCGGACGAGTCCGCCGACCCCCGCAAGACCGAGGAATCGCTGGAAGCGCTGGTGCACGCCCGGCTGGTGACACTCGACGCGGAGGCCGTGGAGATCACCCATGAAGCGCTGCTGCACGCCTGGCCACGTCTGCGCGACTGGATCGACGAGGACCGGGCCGGCAACCTGCTGCGCCAGCGGCTGGAGGAGGACGGCAGAGCCTGGGAGGAGGCTCACCGTGACACCTCGCTGCTCTACCGGGGTTCGCGGCTGGAACAGGCCCGTACCTGGGCGCAGTCCGCCGGTGACACCTTTCTGACCCGGAGCGCGGTGGAATTCCTGGCCGCTTCGGTGAAGCTGCGCAAGCGCACGGCCCGGATCAGCCGTGGTGCGGTGTCGGCTCTGGCCGTCCTGGCGGTCATGGCCGTCGGTTCGGCGCTGGTCGCCTGGCAGCAGCGGGACGACGCCGTGTTCGCGCAGGTGCTCGCCGAAGCCGACCGCGTCCAGTTGACGGATCCGTCGCTGTCCGCGCAGCTCGACCTGGTGGCGCACCGCCTGCGGCCGGACGACGACGGCACGGACAACCGGCTGCTCTCGACGGTGAACGCGCCACTGGCCACGCCGCTCCTCGGCCACACCGGCGCCGTCTACCTCACCACGTTCAGCCCGAACGGACGGGTCCTGGCCACCGCGAGCTACGACCGCACCGTCCGGCTGTGGGACGTGGCGGACCCGACGCACCCCAGGCCCCTGGGCAAGCCCCTCACCGGACACACGAGCTGGGTGAGCACCGCCGTCTTCAGCCCGGACGGACACACCCTGGCCAGCGCTTCGGACGACGGCACGGTCCGGCTCTGGGATGTGCGCGACCCCCGTCACCCGCGCCCGATCGGTGCGCCCTTGACCGGCCACGACGGCACGATCTTCCTGCTCGCCTTCAGCCCGGACGGACGCACGCTGGCGGCCGCCGACGAGGAACACACCGTCCGCCTGTGGGACGTGGGCAACGTGCGCCGGCCGAGACGGCTCGGTGTGCTGACCGGCCACACCGCCGCCGTGCGCTCGGTGGCGTTCAGCCCCGACGGGCGGACGCTGGCGGCCGGTGGCGACGACGACACGATCAGGCTGTGGGACATGGCCGACCGGCGTCGTCCGAGGCCGGTCGGCAGGCCGCTGACCGGCCACAAGGGCACGGTGCACTCCCTGGCCTTCAGTCCGGACGGCCGCACTCTCGCCAGCGGCAGCGACGACGACACCATCCGGCTCTGGAACGCGGCCGCTCCACGTCACGTCACCCCGCTCGGCTCGCCGCTCACCGGCCACACCGGCCCCGTGTGGTCCGTGGCTTTCAGCCCCGACGGGACCATGCTCGTCGCCGGCAGCGCGGACAGAACGGCGAGCCTGTGGAACGTCAGCAATCCGGCCTACCCCTCGCAGATCGGCCAGCCCCTCGCCGGCAGCAGTGACGAGATGTACGCCGTGGGCTTCAGCCCGGACGGGCGAAGCCTCGCCACCGGGAGCGGCGACAACACGGTCCGCCTGTGGTCGATGCCGCCGACGGACATGATCGGCCGCACGGGAGCGTTCCGCCCGGACGGGCAGGTGCTGGCAACGGCCGCGGACGACGAACGGGTCCGGCTGTGGAACGTGCGGACTCCGCACCGGACCACCTTGCTGGGCACACCGTTCAAGCCCGGGGAGGGGGAGACGCGGTCGATGGCGTTCTCCCCCGACGGCCGCCTGCTCGCGGTGCGGACCGGACGCCGCGAGCTGCGTCTGTGGAACGTGACCGACCCGAAGCGGCCCGTCCCCTACGGGCCGCCCGTCACCCTGCGGACCCGGTACGTGGACTCGCTGGCCTTCAGCCCGGACGGGCACACACTGGCAACTGCCTACGACGACCGCACCATTCAGCTGTGGAACGTCGGCGACCCGTCCCGCCCGCGTCCACTCGGCCGCGTGCTCTCGGGCCACACGGGCTACGTCAACTCCCTGGTCGTCAGCCCGGACGGCCGTACGCTCGCCAGCGGCAGCGCCGACGGCACCATCCGGCTCTGGAACATGACCGACCCTCGCCATGCCACCCCGCTCGGCACACCCCTCAGGGGACACCTGGGACCCGTCAACAGACTCGCCTACAGCCCGGACGGCCATACCCTGGCCAGCGGCAGCGACGACAATACGGTCCGGCTCTGGAACGTCACCGACCCCCGTAAAGCCACCCGGCTCGCCACCCTCACGGGCCACACCGAAGCGATCACGTCGGTGACCTTCAGCCAGGACGGCCGCACCCTGGCGAGCGGCGGCGACGACGACATGATCCGGCTCTGGAACGTCGCCCATCCTTCCAGGGCCACTCCCATCGGGGAGTCGGTCAGCCCCCACGCCAAGACGGGCAACTTCCTGGCCTTCCGCCCCAAGAGCCACATGCTCGGAGTGTCGAGCGGCGCCGATACGGTCCGGCTGTGGGATCTGGACACCCATGCGGCCATGCGCCGCATCTGCTCGACCACCCGGGGCGTGCTGACCCCGGAGAGGTGGCAGGAGTATCTGCCCCGCCTCTCCTACGAGCCTCCGTGCGACGAGTGACCGGGCCGCACGGCCGGCAGCCCGCGCCCGCGGCTTCCCGTCCGGGCACCGGGCGGGAAGCCCCCGGACCGCCCTGGGCTCCCCTTGGCGTTCCGCCCCCGCGACGGACCGGGGAACGTGATCCCGATCACAACCCCGCATTGTGTCAGGGTAGTTTGCTCCACCACGCAATCAACCTTGTTAACCTTGGCTACAGTCCGACCGCTGGTGCATCCCCCGTCGCCAGCGGTCGGGCATTTCCATGTCCGGTGCGAAACGCGGACCGTCGCTCCCTCCTTCTTCGCACCTCCCCGCCGCCCCTGAGCCGGGTTCGCCGTGGTGGCCGCGCCGCCCCCGGAAAGAGTCGCCGGCCGCGCGCGGGCTTCGGCCATCTGGACGCTTCTGCCACGTCAACGGCTCGTGACGAGCCATAAAGTGGCGCCGTCGGGACGTCCGGCCCGGCCGGGCGCCGAGCGACGGAACGGTGAGCAGGCATGGCAGTGACGTACGAGCGGATCGCGGGCCGGCTCCGGCAGGCCGTCCGGGCGGGCCGGTGGAAGCCCGGCGACCGGCTGCCCCCGGAGGCGGAGCTCGCCGAGGAGTTCGGGCGGAGCGTGCCGGCCGTCCGGGGCGCTCTGCGGTTCCTGTGCGAGGAAGGCCTCATCGAGAAGCAGTACGGGCGCGGGATGGTCGTCCGGCGCGCGCGCACCGTTGCCGCGCGCACGAACCTCGGCCACCAGTGGGAGAAGAGCCGGGCGCGTGAGCCGCTGGAGGAGCGGGCCCGGACCGGCGGCACCGAGCGGGACACCGGTCTGCGCTCCGACGCCCTGGTGTTCCACGCGTCGTACCGCGAGACCGAGGCGGACGAGGACCTGGCGCGGGCCTTCGCCCTGCCGGAGGGCACTGCGCTTCTCGAACGCCGCTACAGAACGCGGCAGGCGGCCGAGAGCGCGCCCTTCAGCCTGATGACCTCCTACCTCGTCCGCGACATGATCGCTGAGAACCCCGACCTGCTGGACGAGACCAAGGAGCCCTGGCCGGGCGGGTCGCAGGCCCAGCTCTACACCCTCGGCATCGAGCTGGGCCGCATCGAGGAGCGCGTCACCGCCCGCCCGCCGGCCCCCGAAGAGGCGGCGGAGCTGGAACTGCCGCCCGGGACGTCGGTGCTCGTCCTCCGGAAGACCTCGATCGACGTCAACGACCGGATCGTGGGCGTCTCCGATGTCGTCCTGCCCGGTGACCGCACGGAAATGCTGTTCGTCACGCCCCTGGAACGGTGGTGAGTGACGGCCGGCCTTCCCTGCGGCACGAGACCGGCCCCGAGCCGGGCCCGGCCGGACGCGAGGCCTGGTCAGTCCC includes:
- a CDS encoding GntR family transcriptional regulator, with the protein product MAVTYERIAGRLRQAVRAGRWKPGDRLPPEAELAEEFGRSVPAVRGALRFLCEEGLIEKQYGRGMVVRRARTVAARTNLGHQWEKSRAREPLEERARTGGTERDTGLRSDALVFHASYRETEADEDLARAFALPEGTALLERRYRTRQAAESAPFSLMTSYLVRDMIAENPDLLDETKEPWPGGSQAQLYTLGIELGRIEERVTARPPAPEEAAELELPPGTSVLVLRKTSIDVNDRIVGVSDVVLPGDRTEMLFVTPLERW
- a CDS encoding WD40 repeat domain-containing protein, with the protein product MSSDAGARTAFAERLALLYKEAGNPPLKKVAEAVVRLQRVDERGRPVRVSVQRISDWRRAKNVPAQFPALAAVLHILIPQARFQRPTPVSAGLYDPAEWQRLWERAVGNRAPSAEEEEGRPAAGAPAVPGVCPYRGLASYRQQDARWFFGRERCTDALVAQLRAAEKTGGLVMLVGASGAGKSSLLNAGLVPALRNGALGDGKSQQGDAREGKAQEGKVQEEKAREGKVLQLVPGGDPLGELTSLIPELAPVLAAAGESAAREPGTAHFACAVREAVGTWAGREASATARPVVIVDQFEEAFTLCSDEAERRAFLQLLHAACTHGDPDAPAPVRVILGIRADFYDRCLGYPELADALQHRHMVLGPLTTAELREAVTGPAKAVGLELEPGLAELVVREVSADGPGTTHDAGVLPLLSHALLATWQRRKAGKLTLAGYRAAGGIQGAVAATAERAWSGLDPTARTAARLLLLRLVRLGEDTQATRRRGTRRQLADESADPRKTEESLEALVHARLVTLDAEAVEITHEALLHAWPRLRDWIDEDRAGNLLRQRLEEDGRAWEEAHRDTSLLYRGSRLEQARTWAQSAGDTFLTRSAVEFLAASVKLRKRTARISRGAVSALAVLAVMAVGSALVAWQQRDDAVFAQVLAEADRVQLTDPSLSAQLDLVAHRLRPDDDGTDNRLLSTVNAPLATPLLGHTGAVYLTTFSPNGRVLATASYDRTVRLWDVADPTHPRPLGKPLTGHTSWVSTAVFSPDGHTLASASDDGTVRLWDVRDPRHPRPIGAPLTGHDGTIFLLAFSPDGRTLAAADEEHTVRLWDVGNVRRPRRLGVLTGHTAAVRSVAFSPDGRTLAAGGDDDTIRLWDMADRRRPRPVGRPLTGHKGTVHSLAFSPDGRTLASGSDDDTIRLWNAAAPRHVTPLGSPLTGHTGPVWSVAFSPDGTMLVAGSADRTASLWNVSNPAYPSQIGQPLAGSSDEMYAVGFSPDGRSLATGSGDNTVRLWSMPPTDMIGRTGAFRPDGQVLATAADDERVRLWNVRTPHRTTLLGTPFKPGEGETRSMAFSPDGRLLAVRTGRRELRLWNVTDPKRPVPYGPPVTLRTRYVDSLAFSPDGHTLATAYDDRTIQLWNVGDPSRPRPLGRVLSGHTGYVNSLVVSPDGRTLASGSADGTIRLWNMTDPRHATPLGTPLRGHLGPVNRLAYSPDGHTLASGSDDNTVRLWNVTDPRKATRLATLTGHTEAITSVTFSQDGRTLASGGDDDMIRLWNVAHPSRATPIGESVSPHAKTGNFLAFRPKSHMLGVSSGADTVRLWDLDTHAAMRRICSTTRGVLTPERWQEYLPRLSYEPPCDE
- a CDS encoding integral membrane regulator, whose translation is MSDPTRTSQSTRHATGPAGAAARTPAAAVAPTSRHPLAAAFRLLITAAALTGIVLAALGTAAPAQLLTRFTVQANLAAALVSACSAHRAWTGRHPVSPRIAGALVPFLALPALLHYVLPAGDTTAFTLPVTTGPGVDRALSPLLLYAFTPLATLADWLLLTTPRGFRPSYAWQWPAYPLLFLALTLALPAATGAPSPTVASALTLALAICALPLITIGIDQVRPARRLHNNRISPTGISPLK